GGAGAGCAAGAAGGACAAGGAGAGAAAAAGGATGAGAGAGAAGGGAAAGAGCGAGTACCCCAGCGAGTAGGGTAACGTAATTGACGCGGAAGTAGGAAAAGTTTTTGCGGACGCGGGAGGCGGCCTCAGCGACGGAGTCAGGGCGGGCGAATGATGTGCGATCGAGAAGTTCCAACCAAGGGCGGCGTTGGGCGAAACCTTGACGGATGGAAGATGAAAGGCGGGAGATGAATGAACGGAATGCGGGAGTGGCGATAGGGGGTTGAGATTGGGATCCGGAAGTACCTGTGGATTGTGGACTGGAGATCGGAAGTGTCGCCGGAGAAGCCATtggtttttcttctttatttgctCCCTTCTCTCGTTCGTTTGATGCGGAGGGTACAGAGAGAGGGAGTGCAAGATGGACAAGAATAATACTTGCGCTTTCAAAGGCTTCggctttctttttctttttttgttttatatatatatatatatatatctatttgTTGTAAAGTAATGGTGGCTGTCCTATGCTTAGGCCCATCAGTACTTTTTTTATGTAGAAATTTGGCTATGAAAAGGTCAATTTTTAGAGAAATAATACACaccaaaatctcttaattctctctttctcttactatttttctttcttattaatttattaagtttagtttattttataacattttatcagcacaaaattttaatttttttcaaacaaattaatttttatatcagGTATATTTATTGAAGAAATGTAATTTTAgttatctttttatttctaaattaatttctatctcagtttttatcatgtcaaatttattaAAACTTGAGTTTGTGGTACTTAACATTATCGGAAAAAACTATTTGTTATGGATCCTTGATGTTGAAATTCACATTGACGCTAAAGGtcttggtgatactattaaacaagaaaataaagcatcTACCCAAGATAAAACAAAGACCATAATTTTTCTCtgtcatcatattcatgaaggattaaaaactgaatatttaactGTGAAATACCTtcttgaattatggactaatttgaaggATCGATATCACCACCTAAAACTTACGGTGTTACCAAAAGCTCGATATGACTGGATACATCTTCgattttaagattttaaaactgtgacaGTGTATAATTCTACTATTCACAAGGTAAGTttcatgttaaaattatgtggagatactatcactgatgatgacttacttgagaaaactATTTCGACTTTTCACACTTCAAATGTATTGCTACAATaacaatatcgtgaaaaaggatttaaaaaatattcagaaatgccTACTTGTGGCCGAGCAGAATAATactctactaatgaaaaatcatgaagcccgtctcATTGGATCTGTTTTATTCCCTGATGCGAATATTGTAGTAGCACATAATCGGTAtgaatcaagaaaaaataattatcacggCCGCGGCCATAGTCGTGGACGTGGACATGAACGAGGATGTGGTAGAGGACGAAACAATTATCGTCATCATGCTGgaaataaacatgagaacaataaagttcctcaaaataaTCCTTCCATAGTTAAATTCAATATTTGCCACATGtgtggtatgaagggtcattggCACGTGAATGTCATACGCTCGatcattttgtgaaactttatcaagcctctctcaaaaAAAGAGATAATAATGTAGAGACACACTTGAATTTTCagaatgatgataatgaagcaactctctcaaataaatatgaagatattgaggCAAATCTTGCGTAtaaagatgatgattttgaaggtctataaaatattactcatttggaagctgaagattttat
This Solanum dulcamara chromosome 8, daSolDulc1.2, whole genome shotgun sequence DNA region includes the following protein-coding sequences:
- the LOC129901197 gene encoding PRA1 family protein B1-like, producing MASPATLPISSPQSTGTSGSQSQPPIATPAFRSFISRLSSSIRQGFAQRRPWLELLDRTSFARPDSVAEAASRVRKNFSYFRVNYVTLLAGVLALSLLSHPFSLLVLLALLGGWFFLYLFRPSDQPLVIFGRTFSDRETLGILVVFTVVVVFLTSVGSLLISALLVGLAIVSAHGAFRVPEDLFLDDQEPANAGFLSFLGGAASSAAAAAAPAVSARV